In the Helianthus annuus cultivar XRQ/B chromosome 11, HanXRQr2.0-SUNRISE, whole genome shotgun sequence genome, one interval contains:
- the LOC110890850 gene encoding MATH domain and coiled-coil domain-containing protein At3g58210 isoform X2, with amino-acid sequence MVKDAVIYKRTWRISNYTKVIADCESSNVFNIGDHKWKLQLYPNGKGGIGGYISLKLALAEPEKLPSGTKILAEFTLRMVDQLDSRHYSGKASYWFSASNPEWGWQRFITHGTFFQTNRGLLLKDVCCIEAEVAIHGEVTVFG; translated from the exons ATGGTAAAGGATGCAGTTATTTACAAGCGCACATGGAGAATCAGCAACTACACGAAAGTAATTGCAGACTGTGAAAGTTCCAATGTATTCAACATCGGGGATCACAAATG GAAGTTGCAGCTATATCCTAACGGGAAAGGTGGTATTGGTGGCTATATATCGCTAAAACTCGCTCTGGCTGAACCTGAAAAGCTTCCATCTGGAACTAAGATACTCGCAGAATTTACTCTTCGTATGGTGGATCAGCTGGATTCAAGGCATTACTCTGGCAAAG CTAGCTACTGGTTTAGCGCTTCAAATCCGGAATGGGGTTGGCAAAGATTCATAACACATGGCACGTTCTTTCAGACAAATAGAGGGTTGTTGTTAAAAGATGTTTGTTGTATAGAGGCAGAGGTTGCCATCCATGGAGAGGTAACCGTCTTTGGATAA
- the LOC110890850 gene encoding MATH domain and coiled-coil domain-containing protein At3g58210 isoform X1 — MVSKLICIQKSPNFNIRFGPPKSLDRLCSNNGYLLGDSCVFGAEVYVHKERSKGKTESLSMVKDAVIYKRTWRISNYTKVIADCESSNVFNIGDHKWKLQLYPNGKGGIGGYISLKLALAEPEKLPSGTKILAEFTLRMVDQLDSRHYSGKASYWFSASNPEWGWQRFITHGTFFQTNRGLLLKDVCCIEAEVAIHGEVTVFG; from the exons ATGGTGAGTAAATTAATATGTATTCAAAAGAGCCCCAATTTTAATATTCGCTTTGGGCCTCCAAAAAGCTTGGACCGGCTCTGCTCTAACAACGGGTACCTTCTCGGAGACAGCTGCGTGTTTGGAGCCGAGGTGTATGTCCACAAAGAGCGAAGCAAAGGCAAAACCGAGTCGTTGTCAATGGTAAAGGATGCAGTTATTTACAAGCGCACATGGAGAATCAGCAACTACACGAAAGTAATTGCAGACTGTGAAAGTTCCAATGTATTCAACATCGGGGATCACAAATG GAAGTTGCAGCTATATCCTAACGGGAAAGGTGGTATTGGTGGCTATATATCGCTAAAACTCGCTCTGGCTGAACCTGAAAAGCTTCCATCTGGAACTAAGATACTCGCAGAATTTACTCTTCGTATGGTGGATCAGCTGGATTCAAGGCATTACTCTGGCAAAG CTAGCTACTGGTTTAGCGCTTCAAATCCGGAATGGGGTTGGCAAAGATTCATAACACATGGCACGTTCTTTCAGACAAATAGAGGGTTGTTGTTAAAAGATGTTTGTTGTATAGAGGCAGAGGTTGCCATCCATGGAGAGGTAACCGTCTTTGGATAA